The Mastomys coucha isolate ucsf_1 unplaced genomic scaffold, UCSF_Mcou_1 pScaffold11, whole genome shotgun sequence genome includes a window with the following:
- the Endou gene encoding poly(U)-specific endoribonuclease isoform X3 — protein sequence MKARVPFLVAMLCGLAWAVEEGPPEPKAFLDPEDEIPASHLYSAPSSCQGRCREAYDKHHPCHCNDRCLEFGNCCEDFDSLCGGDHEGFSHSSDAITKEELEGISETIYKVDTNKAQKTDIVLNSQNRISSSETGNQVDRCPEPLFTYVNEKLFSKPTYAAFINLLNNYQRATGHGEHFSAQQLEEQGVFLREVMKTAVMKELYGFLHHQNRYSSEQEFVDDLKNMWFGLYSRSNEEGDSSGFEHVFSGEVKKGKVTGFHNWIRFYLQEKEGLLDYYSHNYDGPWDSYPDVLAMQFNWDGYYKEVGSAFIGSSPEFEFALYSLCFITRPGKKCHLSLGGYPLAIQTYTWDKTTYGNGKKYIATAYVVSSSH from the exons TTGAAGAAGGCCCCCCAGAGCCAAAGGCATTCCTGGATCCAGAGGACGAGATCCCAGCAAGCC ACCTGTACTCCGCACCAAGCTCCTGCCAGGGCCGCTGCCGGGAAGCCTACGACAAGCACCACCCTTGCCACTGCAATGACCGCTGCCTAGAGTTTGGGAACTGCTGTGAGGATTTTGACAGCCTGTGTGGCGGTGATCACG AGGGGTTCTCCCACAGCAGCGATGCCATTACCAAGGAAGAGCTTGAGGGCATCTCTGAGACCATCTACAAGGTAGATACCAATAAAGCCCAGAAGACAGACATTGTCCTCAACAGTCAAAACAGAATCTCCTCGTCGGAGACAGGGAACCAAGTGGATCGATGCCCAGAGCC GCTCTTCACTTACGTCAACGAGAAGCTGTTCTCCAAGCCTACCTACGCAGCCTTTATCAACTTACTCAACAATTACCAGCGGGCCACGGGCCACGGGGAGCACTTCAGTGCCCAGCAGCTGGAGGAGCAGGGCGTCTTCCTCAGAGAGGTCATGAAGACAGCTGTCATGAAGGAGCTCTACGGCTTTCTCCATCACCAAA ACCGTTATAGCTCCGAACAAGAGTTTGTGGATGATTTGAAGAACATGTGGTTTGGACTCTATTCAAGAAGCAATGAGGAAGGGGATTCGAGTGGCTTTGAGCATGTCTTCTCTG GCGAAGTGAAGAAAGGCAAGGTCACCGGCTTCCATAACTGGATCCGCTTCTACCTGCAGGAGAAGGAGGGTCTGCTTGACTATTACAGTCACAACTACGACGGGCCT TGGGACTCCTATCCCGATGTCCTGGCCATGCAGTTCAATTGGGATGGCTACTACAAAGAAGTGGGCTCAGCCTTCATCGGCAGCAGCCCTGAGTTCGAGTTTGCCCTTTATTCTCTGTGCTTCATCACCAGGCCAGGCAAAAA GTGCCATTTGAGCCTGGGTGGCTATCCTTTGGCCATCCAGACCTACACCTGGGATAAGACCACCTACGGAAATGGCAAGAAATACATTGCCACAGCCTACGTGGTGTCTTCTTCCCATTAG
- the Endou gene encoding poly(U)-specific endoribonuclease isoform X2 — MGQLKLVFDPEGAPPAPSFFKHTCLFISFECSGHKHQNVEEGPPEPKAFLDPEDEIPASHLYSAPSSCQGRCREAYDKHHPCHCNDRCLEFGNCCEDFDSLCGGDHEGFSHSSDAITKEELEGISETIYKVDTNKAQKTDIVLNSQNRISSSETGNQVDRCPEPLFTYVNEKLFSKPTYAAFINLLNNYQRATGHGEHFSAQQLEEQGVFLREVMKTAVMKELYGFLHHQNRYSSEQEFVDDLKNMWFGLYSRSNEEGDSSGFEHVFSGEVKKGKVTGFHNWIRFYLQEKEGLLDYYSHNYDGPWDSYPDVLAMQFNWDGYYKEVGSAFIGSSPEFEFALYSLCFITRPGKKCHLSLGGYPLAIQTYTWDKTTYGNGKKYIATAYVVSSSH; from the exons ATGGGGCAACTCAAATTGGTTTTTGATCCAGAAGGGGCTCCCCCTGCCCCTTCCTTTTTTAAACATACATGTCTTTTTATATCTTTTGAGTGCAGTGGGCACAAACACCAGAATG TTGAAGAAGGCCCCCCAGAGCCAAAGGCATTCCTGGATCCAGAGGACGAGATCCCAGCAAGCC ACCTGTACTCCGCACCAAGCTCCTGCCAGGGCCGCTGCCGGGAAGCCTACGACAAGCACCACCCTTGCCACTGCAATGACCGCTGCCTAGAGTTTGGGAACTGCTGTGAGGATTTTGACAGCCTGTGTGGCGGTGATCACG AGGGGTTCTCCCACAGCAGCGATGCCATTACCAAGGAAGAGCTTGAGGGCATCTCTGAGACCATCTACAAGGTAGATACCAATAAAGCCCAGAAGACAGACATTGTCCTCAACAGTCAAAACAGAATCTCCTCGTCGGAGACAGGGAACCAAGTGGATCGATGCCCAGAGCC GCTCTTCACTTACGTCAACGAGAAGCTGTTCTCCAAGCCTACCTACGCAGCCTTTATCAACTTACTCAACAATTACCAGCGGGCCACGGGCCACGGGGAGCACTTCAGTGCCCAGCAGCTGGAGGAGCAGGGCGTCTTCCTCAGAGAGGTCATGAAGACAGCTGTCATGAAGGAGCTCTACGGCTTTCTCCATCACCAAA ACCGTTATAGCTCCGAACAAGAGTTTGTGGATGATTTGAAGAACATGTGGTTTGGACTCTATTCAAGAAGCAATGAGGAAGGGGATTCGAGTGGCTTTGAGCATGTCTTCTCTG GCGAAGTGAAGAAAGGCAAGGTCACCGGCTTCCATAACTGGATCCGCTTCTACCTGCAGGAGAAGGAGGGTCTGCTTGACTATTACAGTCACAACTACGACGGGCCT TGGGACTCCTATCCCGATGTCCTGGCCATGCAGTTCAATTGGGATGGCTACTACAAAGAAGTGGGCTCAGCCTTCATCGGCAGCAGCCCTGAGTTCGAGTTTGCCCTTTATTCTCTGTGCTTCATCACCAGGCCAGGCAAAAA GTGCCATTTGAGCCTGGGTGGCTATCCTTTGGCCATCCAGACCTACACCTGGGATAAGACCACCTACGGAAATGGCAAGAAATACATTGCCACAGCCTACGTGGTGTCTTCTTCCCATTAG
- the Endou gene encoding poly(U)-specific endoribonuclease isoform X1, whose product MKARVPFLVAMLCGLAWAGNLESCASRCNERFNRDAICQCDRRCLQHDDCCDDYEHLCTVEEGPPEPKAFLDPEDEIPASHLYSAPSSCQGRCREAYDKHHPCHCNDRCLEFGNCCEDFDSLCGGDHEGFSHSSDAITKEELEGISETIYKVDTNKAQKTDIVLNSQNRISSSETGNQVDRCPEPLFTYVNEKLFSKPTYAAFINLLNNYQRATGHGEHFSAQQLEEQGVFLREVMKTAVMKELYGFLHHQNRYSSEQEFVDDLKNMWFGLYSRSNEEGDSSGFEHVFSGEVKKGKVTGFHNWIRFYLQEKEGLLDYYSHNYDGPWDSYPDVLAMQFNWDGYYKEVGSAFIGSSPEFEFALYSLCFITRPGKKCHLSLGGYPLAIQTYTWDKTTYGNGKKYIATAYVVSSSH is encoded by the exons GAAACCTGGAGTCGTGCGCATCTCGCTGCAATGAGAGGTTTAACCGGGATGCTATCTGCCAGTGTGATCGGCGGTGTCTCCAGCATGATGACTGCTGTGACGACTATGAACATCTGTGCACTG TTGAAGAAGGCCCCCCAGAGCCAAAGGCATTCCTGGATCCAGAGGACGAGATCCCAGCAAGCC ACCTGTACTCCGCACCAAGCTCCTGCCAGGGCCGCTGCCGGGAAGCCTACGACAAGCACCACCCTTGCCACTGCAATGACCGCTGCCTAGAGTTTGGGAACTGCTGTGAGGATTTTGACAGCCTGTGTGGCGGTGATCACG AGGGGTTCTCCCACAGCAGCGATGCCATTACCAAGGAAGAGCTTGAGGGCATCTCTGAGACCATCTACAAGGTAGATACCAATAAAGCCCAGAAGACAGACATTGTCCTCAACAGTCAAAACAGAATCTCCTCGTCGGAGACAGGGAACCAAGTGGATCGATGCCCAGAGCC GCTCTTCACTTACGTCAACGAGAAGCTGTTCTCCAAGCCTACCTACGCAGCCTTTATCAACTTACTCAACAATTACCAGCGGGCCACGGGCCACGGGGAGCACTTCAGTGCCCAGCAGCTGGAGGAGCAGGGCGTCTTCCTCAGAGAGGTCATGAAGACAGCTGTCATGAAGGAGCTCTACGGCTTTCTCCATCACCAAA ACCGTTATAGCTCCGAACAAGAGTTTGTGGATGATTTGAAGAACATGTGGTTTGGACTCTATTCAAGAAGCAATGAGGAAGGGGATTCGAGTGGCTTTGAGCATGTCTTCTCTG GCGAAGTGAAGAAAGGCAAGGTCACCGGCTTCCATAACTGGATCCGCTTCTACCTGCAGGAGAAGGAGGGTCTGCTTGACTATTACAGTCACAACTACGACGGGCCT TGGGACTCCTATCCCGATGTCCTGGCCATGCAGTTCAATTGGGATGGCTACTACAAAGAAGTGGGCTCAGCCTTCATCGGCAGCAGCCCTGAGTTCGAGTTTGCCCTTTATTCTCTGTGCTTCATCACCAGGCCAGGCAAAAA GTGCCATTTGAGCCTGGGTGGCTATCCTTTGGCCATCCAGACCTACACCTGGGATAAGACCACCTACGGAAATGGCAAGAAATACATTGCCACAGCCTACGTGGTGTCTTCTTCCCATTAG